A region of bacterium DNA encodes the following proteins:
- a CDS encoding MFS transporter: MTRPQRSPWIFVPSLYFAEGVPYVLVNTVSVILYKKLGVGNASIALWTSLLYLPWVLKMLWGPLVDTRSTKRAWILRTQVVQAVCLAAVAATVASPGFFAWSLAAFTLAALVSATHDIAADGFYLHALDERAQAYFVGVRTLFYRAAMIFGSGLLVTVAGRLEGGPRGVAGAWSAVFAGAAVLYGGMWLYHRAALPRPPTDRPAVAAAAG, from the coding sequence GTGACGCGACCGCAGCGCTCGCCCTGGATCTTCGTGCCCTCGCTCTATTTCGCCGAGGGCGTGCCCTACGTCCTGGTCAACACGGTCTCGGTGATCCTCTACAAGAAGCTGGGCGTGGGCAACGCCAGCATCGCGCTGTGGACCAGCCTGCTCTACCTGCCCTGGGTCCTGAAGATGCTCTGGGGGCCGCTGGTGGACACGCGCTCGACCAAGCGTGCCTGGATCCTGCGCACGCAGGTCGTCCAGGCGGTCTGCCTCGCCGCCGTGGCGGCGACGGTGGCCTCGCCGGGCTTCTTCGCCTGGTCGCTGGCCGCCTTCACGCTGGCGGCCCTGGTCTCGGCCACGCACGACATCGCGGCCGACGGGTTCTACCTCCACGCGCTGGACGAGCGCGCGCAGGCGTACTTCGTCGGCGTGCGCACGCTGTTCTACCGCGCGGCGATGATCTTCGGCTCGGGGCTGCTGGTGACCGTCGCCGGGCGCCTCGAGGGCGGGCCGCGCGGCGTCGCGGGCGCCTGGTCGGCGGTCTTCGCGGGCGCGGCGGTCCTGTACGGGGGGATGTGGCTCTACCACCGCGCCGCGCTGCCGCGGCCGCCGACCGACCGGCCGGCCGTCGCGGCCGCGGCGGG